Within Lactobacillus amylovorus DSM 20531, the genomic segment CAGAAATTTTTAAAGTTCCCGTACCTTATGTAAAGGGTGAAGGAATTAGAGGTGAAGAAGTAGAAAGTAAATTAATTAATCTTCTTTTTTCAGCATATTATGATAACAATGAAGAATTGAGTAATATGAAAGCTGATATTTCCCATTTTCTTTCTATAAATGAAGATAAAGAAACTGCTGATTCTTTTGCTAAAAGTGATGAAAATTATAAAAATAAATCATACGTAATAAATTTCTGGAAAGATAAATTTAAATTTCTATTCGATAAAAACTTTGAAGAAGCATTGGAAGGTGCTAATGATCTTAAATTTATTCATGATGTAAGTTTAGTTATTCGTATGCAGTTAGAAGAAATTATTATGAATCAAAATGATAGTGATTTTATTAAAGACTACAAAGAATCAAATACTAGACTAATGAACGAATTCTACAATAGAAATAATGCATATACATTAGTCCCTGCCATGGATCATCAAATAAAAATATTAAAAAAATATCGAAATTTATTCTTAAATCATGGATACTTTGAAAGTAAAAAAAATGACAAGCAATAAAGCAATGTCATTAAGTTAAGGCATTGATATTACTGCTTACTTTTAAAGATCGAATCATTTTGATTTGATCTTTTTTCTTTCTAAAATAAAAAGAGAAAGGCTTGACCT encodes:
- a CDS encoding helix-turn-helix transcriptional regulator — protein: MTPNRIKELREKNNFTQQDLSDLLKNKNISATRVTIARYEAGSRVPNEEVWKALAEIFKVPVPYVKGEGIRGEEVESKLINLLFSAYYDNNEELSNMKADISHFLSINEDKETADSFAKSDENYKNKSYVINFWKDKFKFLFDKNFEEALEGANDLKFIHDVSLVIRMQLEEIIMNQNDSDFIKDYKESNTRLMNEFYNRNNAYTLVPAMDHQIKILKKYRNLFLNHGYFESKKNDKQ